From Sediminibacterium sp. TEGAF015, a single genomic window includes:
- a CDS encoding efflux RND transporter periplasmic adaptor subunit: MRYIISIIVSIVLVLSCKNTIKEPIDTDKYYTCSMDPQVVEYKPGKCPICKMDLTPVKKRKGESQDELELSDQQVQLGNIQVDTIQNGTISDQLILTASLNFDQSRLYAVSSRVMGRVEKLYFKNLGEYVKKGAPLYEMYSEDLNNAKQEYLLAIDKKNTFSSQAIIDFDQLVQSAKNKLLLWGLNETQINELGNTKKASPITTYYSTAGGYITELDIREGDYVMEGGTIVKLADLSTLWVEAQVYSSQLADLQENSMVTVQLPDFNNKEIKGKLEFVNPEINQATRINLIRLSIPNPGNYLKPGMSAYVLLKSPRRKSLSLPIDAVIRDGKGATVWVQTGKNTFKNLMVQTGLESDDRIEIISGLSEGDIVVLKGAYLLHSEYIFKKGANPMEGMKM, translated from the coding sequence ATCTTGCAAGAATACAATAAAGGAACCTATTGATACTGATAAATATTATACCTGTTCAATGGATCCTCAGGTAGTTGAGTATAAACCTGGTAAATGTCCTATTTGTAAAATGGACTTAACACCAGTGAAAAAAAGAAAGGGAGAAAGTCAGGATGAACTGGAACTGAGTGATCAACAGGTTCAATTAGGGAATATTCAGGTTGATACTATCCAAAATGGAACAATCAGCGATCAATTAATTTTAACCGCTTCATTGAATTTTGATCAATCGAGGCTATATGCTGTAAGCTCCAGGGTTATGGGAAGGGTAGAAAAACTTTATTTCAAGAACCTTGGTGAATATGTTAAAAAAGGAGCGCCACTTTATGAAATGTACAGTGAAGATTTAAATAATGCAAAACAGGAATACCTACTTGCAATCGATAAGAAAAATACTTTTTCAAGTCAGGCCATTATTGATTTTGATCAATTAGTTCAGAGTGCCAAAAACAAATTACTTCTTTGGGGTTTAAACGAAACCCAGATTAATGAACTGGGCAATACTAAGAAGGCAAGCCCGATAACCACCTATTACAGTACTGCAGGCGGCTATATCACAGAACTCGATATAAGGGAAGGCGATTATGTAATGGAAGGTGGTACAATTGTCAAACTTGCTGATCTTTCAACATTATGGGTAGAGGCACAGGTATATAGCTCGCAATTAGCTGATTTGCAGGAGAACAGTATGGTTACTGTTCAACTTCCAGATTTTAATAATAAGGAAATAAAAGGGAAACTTGAATTTGTAAATCCTGAAATCAATCAGGCTACAAGAATCAATCTTATTCGTTTATCTATTCCGAATCCCGGTAATTATTTAAAGCCCGGCATGTCGGCTTATGTATTGTTAAAAAGTCCTAGAAGAAAGTCCCTTAGTTTACCTATTGATGCAGTAATAAGAGACGGCAAAGGGGCGACTGTATGGGTACAGACTGGTAAGAATACATTTAAAAATTTAATGGTACAGACGGGGTTGGAGAGTGATGATCGGATAGAAATAATATCCGGTTTGAGCGAAGGAGATATTGTTGTATTGAAAGGGGCTTATTTGCTCCATAGCGAATATATTTTCAAGAAAGGAGCTAATCCGATGGAGGGTATGAAAATGTAA